Proteins encoded together in one Amblyomma americanum isolate KBUSLIRL-KWMA chromosome 1, ASM5285725v1, whole genome shotgun sequence window:
- the LOC144114877 gene encoding antimicrobial peptide microplusin-like, with translation MKAFLVCVLLATFVALSFAHHLELCDKNDGQLKSELQCIRRSISAAAIQSFDNAARDLRCRDNSCVIRGLCVGNDLEKAMAKYFTRVQITEIHNAATACDPSAGHHH, from the exons ATGAAGGCATTCTTGGTCTGCGTGCTGCTCGCCACATTCGTTGCCCTGAGCTTTGCTCACCATCTGGAGCTATGCG ATAAAAATGACGGCCAGCTCAAGAGTGAACTCCAGTGCATCCGCCGCTCCATCTCTGCAGCG GCGATCCAAAGCTTCGACAACGCCGCGAGGGATCTTCGCTGCCGAGACAACTCTTGCGTCATCAGAGGGTTGTGCGTGGGTAATGACCTG GAAAAAGCCATGGCCAAGTATTTCACG cggGTTCAAATCACGGAAATTCACAACGCTGCAACCGCATGCGACCCCAGCGCGGGACACCACCACTGA